A DNA window from Thermostichus vulcanus str. 'Rupite' contains the following coding sequences:
- a CDS encoding FkbM family methyltransferase encodes MKQVLSFRMILLIMIKKSIPLLGYFKKLVNSQLEKFGQTIAQETVVPSFDRFSRCLYNFNLIPEVIFDVGVAYGTPWLYNAFPNAKYHLIDPTNESLPYMKKWSKKLDADIHQVALGEQEGMIEIKVRPEISGSSMFDEIGSVDIASTYSVPIVRFDSLFPVEQRRTLVKIDVQGAELSVLRGMGNRLKSIDFLIVETSLIATLKGSVPEFADVVCFLEKEGLVLYDFVGMTRRPLDRALAQVDAVFVQKSSPLRADRRWNQ; translated from the coding sequence GTGAAGCAGGTGTTGAGTTTTAGGATGATTCTTCTAATAATGATCAAAAAAAGCATACCTCTCTTAGGTTATTTCAAAAAACTGGTTAACTCTCAGCTTGAGAAGTTTGGTCAGACAATTGCTCAAGAAACTGTCGTTCCCTCTTTTGATCGCTTTAGTAGATGCCTTTACAACTTCAATCTAATTCCAGAGGTTATCTTCGATGTCGGTGTAGCTTACGGAACGCCATGGCTTTACAATGCATTTCCGAACGCAAAATATCATTTAATTGATCCAACAAATGAAAGCTTGCCTTACATGAAGAAATGGTCTAAAAAACTGGATGCCGATATCCATCAAGTTGCGCTTGGTGAACAAGAAGGCATGATAGAAATTAAAGTTCGGCCTGAGATCAGTGGCTCATCAATGTTTGATGAGATTGGCTCAGTAGATATAGCTTCAACTTATTCTGTGCCGATAGTTCGTTTTGACTCACTATTTCCTGTTGAACAACGTCGCACTTTAGTAAAGATCGACGTACAAGGTGCAGAGCTATCAGTACTTCGTGGCATGGGTAATAGACTGAAATCAATAGATTTCTTGATCGTTGAGACAAGTCTAATTGCAACCTTGAAAGGATCAGTTCCAGAATTTGCAGATGTTGTTTGCTTCCTTGAGAAAGAAGGTTTAGTGCTGTATGATTTTGTTGGAATGACGAGGAGGCCACTCGATCGAGCTTTAGCTCAAGTAGATGCGGTTTTTGTACAGAAATCTTCACCGTTAAGAGCTGATCGTCGCTGGAATCAATAA
- a CDS encoding FkbM family methyltransferase, producing the protein MAKPLAKIIGDPLLMNLIGITARYSSEPEVTQLQKIIRSDGIALDVGAAYGLYSWHLSRLTKECIAFEANPESAAVLIKRLPGMVIHAVALSSSCGTTKLRIPKMGSLELTGFSTIETRNTLERFDECRELEIPMRTIDSFNLDNVCFIKIDVEGHELEVLKGGEKTIIRDKPDILVEISDFNSEGSESSVEVWLRNFGYQKLPIKLSPQNHFFTPIQ; encoded by the coding sequence TTGGCTAAGCCACTTGCAAAGATCATTGGAGATCCGCTCCTGATGAATCTGATTGGGATAACAGCTCGTTATTCAAGTGAACCTGAGGTAACTCAATTACAAAAAATCATCAGATCTGATGGGATTGCACTTGATGTCGGGGCTGCTTATGGCCTTTATTCGTGGCATCTCTCACGATTGACAAAAGAATGTATAGCATTCGAGGCTAATCCTGAATCTGCCGCTGTGCTTATAAAAAGATTACCGGGTATGGTCATTCATGCGGTTGCACTCTCTAGTTCCTGTGGAACAACCAAACTCCGTATACCTAAAATGGGATCCCTTGAACTGACTGGCTTCTCTACAATTGAGACTAGAAATACTTTGGAACGTTTTGATGAATGTCGTGAACTAGAGATTCCAATGAGAACAATTGATTCGTTTAACTTAGATAATGTTTGCTTTATTAAGATTGATGTTGAGGGTCACGAACTTGAGGTTCTTAAAGGTGGAGAAAAAACAATTATTCGGGATAAGCCTGATATCTTAGTAGAAATTTCTGACTTCAACTCTGAAGGATCAGAGTCAAGTGTTGAAGTATGGCTCCGAAATTTTGGTTATCAAAAACTCCCGATAAAATTGTCCCCGCAAAATCATTTTTTCACTCCCATCCAATAA
- a CDS encoding glycosyltransferase family 4 protein — translation MNLYIAILTNARAADQRSMIGYGELLIEAARQTGAKVVEWRGSSLFARLPLRGWLRKLALNLDRFVVTPLMLLGRRADIVHVVDPGNCIYLPLIRYRRSIVTVHDMIPYLAEAGRLEGFRPSRMGKLLMRRILYQLAQVDQIICVSHATRRDLLELSKVDPDRVEVIHNAVFQPMQPASPEACAALRKKYHLPDQAPFVLHVGRNFYKNRGIVLESVALLRQSHPDVHLVLVGDLEAPLAAKAAQLNFGESLHVLPYVAREDMAALYTTASVLLFPSLYEGFGLPVLEAQMCGTPVVCSDRGSLPEVAGNNTVIVPATDLTSFVSAICRFISSPLNVRTNTVNSSDNTNKFTQHSWSSAYHRLYEYLANQKSYELQTGDLVE, via the coding sequence ATGAACTTATACATTGCCATTCTCACCAATGCTCGCGCCGCTGATCAACGCAGCATGATTGGGTATGGCGAGCTCTTGATTGAAGCAGCACGACAAACTGGGGCGAAGGTTGTTGAATGGCGTGGCTCCTCTCTGTTTGCACGGTTGCCTCTACGCGGTTGGCTGCGAAAGTTAGCACTCAACCTTGACCGATTTGTGGTCACTCCCTTGATGCTGCTGGGGCGCAGAGCTGATATTGTCCATGTTGTGGATCCTGGTAACTGCATCTACTTACCTCTGATCCGTTATCGCCGTTCGATTGTTACTGTCCATGACATGATTCCCTATCTGGCTGAGGCGGGTCGTTTGGAGGGGTTTCGCCCTTCACGCATGGGCAAGTTGCTCATGAGAAGAATCCTCTACCAACTTGCACAAGTAGATCAGATTATCTGTGTTTCTCATGCCACCCGCCGCGACCTGCTCGAACTGTCAAAGGTGGATCCCGATCGTGTGGAAGTGATTCACAATGCTGTCTTTCAGCCGATGCAGCCAGCATCCCCCGAAGCTTGTGCAGCGTTGCGAAAAAAATATCATCTGCCGGACCAAGCACCGTTTGTACTGCACGTTGGACGGAACTTTTATAAAAACCGGGGGATTGTTTTAGAATCTGTTGCTTTGCTTCGCCAGAGCCACCCTGATGTCCACCTTGTGCTGGTGGGCGATCTAGAAGCACCACTCGCGGCCAAGGCTGCACAACTTAATTTCGGGGAGTCGCTTCATGTGCTGCCTTATGTTGCCCGTGAAGATATGGCTGCTCTATACACAACTGCTAGTGTTTTATTGTTTCCTTCGCTTTATGAGGGTTTTGGTTTGCCCGTGCTAGAGGCTCAGATGTGCGGTACTCCTGTGGTCTGTTCAGATCGAGGATCCCTTCCAGAGGTCGCAGGAAATAATACAGTTATAGTACCGGCCACCGATTTAACAAGCTTCGTTTCAGCAATTTGTAGATTTATCAGCTCACCTCTAAATGTCAGAACGAATACTGTTAACAGTTCAGATAACACAAATAAGTTCACTCAGCATAGCTGGAGCAGTGCATATCATCGTCTCTATGAATATCTAGCTAATCAAAAGAGTTACGAACTTCAAACTGGAGATTTAGTGGAATGA